TTAAGGGGCTGCAGGGAACCTTTGGATTCCGGTTAACCAGCGCAACCAGCTACTCGGTCGCTGAGGTGCTCACACAACTCTACACCACCAAAGTCATGGCAACCGAGAATCTGAGAAAGCCTGCACGTAGGTCTTATCCCGCGCCCTGGCTCATGGACTCTCATCCCATCACCGACGCAGAGATGATTCCCCTGCGTCTGCTCCAGATGAAGGATCACAGTAACCAGTATTATCAGGATCAGTTTCTAGCTGTCCAACAAACATTCCGCAAATTGACTGGGCACGACTTTGGTGTAGCCGCATCCTACGTCACCACAGACCCAGGTCCAGCATCAAGCGATCACAGCGTCGCAGCTCAACTACAAGTGATCATCGACGTATTCGTACGGGAGGACCTCCGACAGGCGCACATCGATAGAGCGGGCGCGGGGATCTGGGAGTCGCTATTCCTGGCGACGATGCTGCACCAAGGTTCTGGAGTAGTGACTTTCCTTGATGAACCTGCGGTGACTATGCACCCCACACTCCAACGGAAAGTTCTACAGCTTCTAAAACAATCAAATCAGACCATAATCACCACCCACTCACCATATCTTGTTCCCTCAGGAGACCCGGAGGATCGCAAGCGGATTGTGCGACTCTATAAAAGTGGAGGTGCGACCCAGCGGCAGCACTTAGACGGAGATAGTGACGTTGCCACATCCCGTCTCGATCAAATCCACACTCAGCCTGAAGCACGCAGTATGCTTTTCTCCTCCGGCGTCATACTTGTCGAGGGCGACACAGAAACTGGAGCATTTCACACATGGTTCAACGACCCCATAATTACCGATTACAACGGGACGCTGGATGACAATAATTTTCAGATGGTAAGTGTCGGTGGTGACAAGTCATTTGGAGGCTTCGTCACCTATCTTGAGGCGTTCGCAATACCGTGGGCAATCATATGCGATGGCCCGGTTATGTCACCGAGCTATGAGAAGCCACTGACAAACCAGCTACCGGTGAGAAAGAAAAACGACAACGAGCCAGATGGCGATGCTAGCTTCGACGACTGGAAAGAGTACTGGAAATCCCGCAGGGTTTTCACGGTTGCTAGTGAGTTTGGTTTGCGGTCGACAGACGAAGTGGCGTCAAAGTGCGAAACCTGCGGCAGGACCATTGATAGCAAGAAAACCAAAGCTGGCGAAATCGAGGCATTCTTCGAGAAGATGAATGCAGAGCTATGGAAATGCGCCTGTGACAAGAATCCCGCCAGCAAAGTTCGCCAGGGATCCTATTTCGCACAACACATAAAATTCAACACTCCTTCTGCTGAGCTTACAACTTTAAAACTGATCTACAGTGAGGTTGTAAAGACACTGCCACAAACCTAAAGGCGATCCTGATCAGCTTCGCGAAAACCCTTCATCACCTCAGCAATGACCTCTCTTTGATGGGGTGGAGTGATGAACCCAATGTGATCCACCTCTAATGTGATAGGACTGAAACTACTCACGATATGGGAAGAAAGCTCATGTTGGACCAGAAGCACGCACTAGATCAAATCATCGCGAAACTTGCAGAGGGTGATCCGATACTGAACTAGGGCAAAACCGTCGCAAAGGTAAGCGGGGTTCAGTGTCCCATTTGGCGAGCAATTCCAAGCTGATTCTGGAGGCAAAACCAGATCGGAGAGCAGTCGGAGGCAGAAACAGGCGCGAGCGATAGCTTTGTCGGCACGGAGTGGTCAAGGCCCCTAACGAGACTCGCGAAGTACCCGCGTGGAGCCGATGCATCGATGGGAAAGCGTTGTGCCAGCCTGCAAACGAGAATCTCTATGCCAAGGGCATTCGCCGTCGTGCAGCTTCCTACTCCGAAGGGACCGCTCACGTGACTCGATCGGGCGCCGGCCCGAAGGGCCAAGCGCCCGATCGAGGGCGATCATCGAGACATTCCCTTGAAGTAGTAGAGAAAGTTGTAACACCTCGTGCGAACAGGGCAATTGGCAACCGCGACGCACGGATTGAAAGCACTGCTTAACAGCCCTAGTATTAGAGGATGGATACTCCACAAGAGGCGATGACACTCGCCAAGGAACTCCTAGACGGTATGGATCGAAGGTGGTCCCACGTGGTGAGAGTGGCCACTGAGGCCGAAAAACTCGCATCGACAATCTTTGATGACAAGTCCGAGGGAGAAGTTTTGGTCATGGCAGCTTGGCTGCACGATATCGGGTATGCAGCCCCTCTCGCAAAGACTGGGTTCCATCACCTAGACGGAGCAAACTATCTTGGCGAGCGCGGGGAACATCGACTCGCGTGTCTGGTAGCGCATCACTCTTCTGGGGCACAAGAGGGACATCTGCGTGGTCTCGGTCAAGAGATGTCGCGATTCCCGGTTGAACCTGGACTCATCTCAGATTGCCTTACCTATTGCGATCTCTCCAACGGGCCAGATGGTCAACCAATGGAGCTCACCCAAAGAATCGACGAGGTCGAGAGTCGCTACGGTAAGGACGATGTTGTTCCAAAAGGCCTACGACTTGCCTATCCCCAACTCGCCAAATCGTTTGCGCATGTAGAGTTGTTGCGCTCACAAGTCGTATCTAACGAATAAAGGGCTCGGTCTTGTTTGCGAGATAATCCTCGATCCGTAGTCGAATAGAGGGATGAATATCGTAGACCCCTAAGTCCGTTAAGGGAACGAAGGCCACCTCGCTCGACTCCGAGCTTGTTCGAAGTGTTCCGCTGGCGATACTTGCCGCAAAGCATATTGAGAATGCCTGGCGGACTTCCCCATCGTCATAGGCGACGACATGGTTAGGATCCGAGTAGATCCCGATCAGCCGGAGGATGTTAACTTTGAAGCCAGTCTCTTCCTCAACCTCTCTGATGCAACACGAGGTGATATCCTCTCCAGGCTCCATCGTCCCACCCGGTATCGACCAGAGTCCGTTGTCGGTTCTCTCAATCAACAGAATCCGATCATCACAGTTCATAATTACAGCCGAGGCAGCTGGTACGATATTGTTCGCCCGTGGCGCCGCTGGATCGTTGTAGAAGTCTCGTCTAGACAAAGCTCGGCCTGATTGCCCGAGACGTCTCGAAGACATAGTTGAAGCTCTCAAGATACCGCTGGAAGATTCCCTCTTCCGACCCTTGGCGTACATGGAATAGGGGTGCGAGCCGTCCTGGGTCATGACACAAATGAGGGGTAACCAACATTTCACCGTCAAATCGAAAGATTGAATTATACATCGGATAACTTTGTAGGCGAATCTCAATATTAGCTGTGCCAATGACAGGCTCGAAGTAGGTTAGTGACGTCTTGATACGGGCTATGAGCCCTCCTCGAAGGTCCTCCTCGTGATCGCGCTCACTAGCTGCACTCGACTGAGGATCGGCCATAATTATCCGAACCCGACAACCTTCTTTCACCTTGTCTTTGAGCAGGGTAACGAAGTCTTTATGATCTTCATGGAAAAACTGCATGGCATAGCCAAGAAGATCGACATATTCCTCGGCACCTTCAAATAGCTTCCACCACAGATCCTTCGGGCTCTCGCTACGATGCGCCCATACATTGACGATTTCGCTAAGCGCATAGCTTGCGGGTGGGGCCTGATCTGACCAAAGGTCATGGATCAGGCAGCCAAGTATCTTCGCCACCTCCATTTGGGTTTCGCGCCGAGGAATCGAGCCGTGATTGATCCAATTGTTGACGGTCTTTGGATCGACTAATACCTGCTTGGCCAATTGCGCTGCACTCAGACCGGCTCGTTTCATGGCGTCTGTCAATGCGGTATTTATCATGAATGGTCTATCGGTGAGAAAGCTACGGAGCTGAAGAATTGCAGGAACTTTTCGGGAGTTTAGAAGATTCCAAATGATCCCACGGTTCGCCATGGTGTCTTCCCGAATCTTGGAACAAGCTAACTCTGGCCAGAAAAGTATTCGGCCATCGTTAGGAGGTAACTCATGAAACTGAAACTTGACACTGCTGGAGCAACGTTCTTGGCATCGAAAGAGCCGGAGCCAGTTGTGGATATGAATACGAATGCTCAGAAGCTGGATAAGGAGGGCAGGCCAATCTATTTGGTACAGCTCGTCTGGCTCAGTGAAAGTGGCGCGGAGGTCTTGCCTGTCAAGGTAGCTGGGAAACCGGTCGGCCTCGTCGCCGGGACAGCCGTCAAAGTGACTGTCCTCACTGCTTCGCCGTGGAGCATGGGTGATCGAAATGGCATTTCATTTAGTGCTGAACGCATTGATGCTGTCATAAAGTAACGAACCTGGAACTCGGCCCCTGCATTGGTGGCTCGGGGTCGAGTTCCCTAACTCCCTAAGGAGAATCCAATGAACGGTAACAATACTACACCACCGTCATCGACTATTACAGATGAAATACTAGAGATCCTTTGGCAATGGCGTATCGAACTCTCGATTGCAGGCTTCGTTGCAATCGCGTATTGGGGATGCGCCCGGCGTGTCGGCTATACCTGGTCAGCTGTGATCGTGGCTAGTGCGATTGCCGTGCTCCTGTGCCTGCCCTCGATCCGGCGATTGCTGGCTAGAACTCTTCGATTGACACATTGGCGTCGACGATTTGTGCGGGCGTTGGGTTCGCAGAGTTCCCCACTCGCTAAGCGGCAGCCGAAGGTTATCAAGGCTGTGCGGGTGCCAAGTGGAGTGAGATTGACACTGTCGCTGCAAAGCGGGACAGCGTTTCAGGAGTTGGAGCATCTATGTCCATACTTGGCGACTCATTTTGGCGTACGTGGCGTGCGGGTCGTTGCGGATTCCACGAATGCCTCGCGCGTGGAGCTCACTATCTGTAGCGAAGATCCCTTTGGGAATGGCACGGTCCCTTGGCCGAGTGCTACGGGTGAGATCGTCTCTGCCTGGGATCCAATATCGCTCGGGATCGACGAGGAGGGTGAAGAGGTGAGCGTTTCTCTAGTCGAACACAATCTTCTCGGCGGTGGTGAGCCGGGAAGCGGCAAATCAGGGCTGATCAACACCATGCTCGCCTCCTTGGTGATGGACCCCGCAGCTGAGTTGTACCTTTTCGACCCCAAGGAGGTAGAGCTTGTGCCGTGGAGATCGTGCGCCAAGAGCTTTGTCGGGGGTGATATGGATGAGGCCATAAGAACCCTGGAGCAGCTCCAGGCTACCATGGAGTATCGCTATGCCCTCCTAGCCAATCTCGGGGCTCGTAAGTTTGAGCGACACCATGGGTATGGTCTCGTTGTCGTCGTCGTTGACGAGTTACCGTTCTACGTCGCCAACTCCGATGCCAGGAGCGCAAGAGAGTTCGCCAACCGTTTGCGCGATTTGATAGCTCGGGGACGTGCGGCTGGGATCATTGTGATCGTTGCCGCGCAGAAGCCCTCTGCCGACACCGTCCCATCGTTCATCCGAGACTTGATTGGACTCAGAGTCGCCTTTCGCTGTCCAACTCGAGAAGCCTCTGACACGATCCTCGGCGGTGGCTGGGCAGCACAAGGATTCTCAGCCACATCCATCCCAACGGGTGACCGAGGAGTGGGTTTACTCCTTGGCGATGATGGAGTGCCGAAGCTGATGAAAACGTATTGGCTCAGCGATGAGGCGATTCGTGACATCGTGGGCCGTGCCTTTGCGCTCCGCCTCCAACGCGCCGAGGAGAAACTTGAAGCATTGCCCAAAGACGGGGAGAAGAACGAGGAGGACGAAGAACCATGCAACTGAGTCAACCGCTCATCGATCAAATCGTCGTTAGAGCTGCTGATGGCTATGAGGAACTCGGTCGCGCAGCCAGAGGAGCACGATACTGTCGGCGACCGATACGCCTTGCGTCAACGCCACTAGATCCAGGTCAGGTGACGGGATTCTTCGAGGATGAGGCTCCCTCGTCTTTGGACTTTGACGGGGTCTACTTCAAGGCCTGTGGTACCAGAAGGCGAACGCTATGTGAGTCTTGTTCGCGAATCTACCAAGGAGACGCCCGTCAACTCATCCGATCAGGACTGCTCGGGGGAAAGGGGGTACCAGAGGAGATCGCGACGCATCCAGCGATCTTTGTGACGCTAACCGCACCGAGCTTTGGAAGCGTTCATCGGCCAACCTTGGGAGAAGGGGTATCGAGTCCGTGCCATCCCAACAGCACGGGCACCTGTCAACACGGACGCAAGCTCGGGTGCTGGACTCGCCACGATGAGAGCGACGATATCGTGGGTGCACCGTTGTGTGATGAGTGCTATGACTTTTCTGGAGCGGTGATCTGGAACGCGGCCTCCACCAAGCTGTGGCAACGAACTACGATCTATCTTCGACGTGCACTCGCCAAGATCGTTGGAGTCACCGCTAAGGAGTTGTCGGCTCAGGTTGGACTCTCCTACGTCAAGGTAATCGAGTACCAGCGTCGAGGGCTCATCCACCTCCACGTTGTCGTACGTATAGACGACTCCCGAGACATGATTTTAGCTCCAGGGATCGTTATCACAGCGGAGCAGGTCGCGCTCGCTCTTCGCATGGCCGCAGCTAAGGTTAAAGTCTGTATCTCAGCTGGTGAGATGACTCACACGGTCGCATGGGGAACCCAACTTGATACTCGTGTCATCGATGCCGACTCAACCGCTGCCATCGCCAACTACATCGCGAAGTATGCCATCAAGTCTGCGAGTGACTCACCCGGCCTCGATCGTCGCTTCCGCACAGTCGAGGCGATTGAGGATTCACGTGCGCCAAAGCATCTCCTCGCGATGGCCCGTGCGGCCTTCGAGTTAGGTGAGAATCCCGACTACAAGGAACTCAATCTTGCCAGGTGGGCGCATGATCTCGGACATCGAGGACACTTTCTCACAAAGTCCAGACGCTTCTCGGTAACCTTTGCCTACCTACGTGGGATGCGCGAAGCCTGGCGGGATATGGAACGCTTAGAACGGGCAGAGGCACTCGATCCCCGATTCGAAGAGACCAGTGAGTTGTACTTCGTTGGTCAGGGCTGGCCCTTTGCCTGTGACGTCTATCTAGTTGGCCAACAACGAAACGAGTATGACGACGCACGCGCATGTGCCAAAGACCAGATCGAAGAAGAGCTGCATCAAGGAGGACAACGATGACACGATCACACCCACGGAACGGGTTTGGAGCCAAAGCGCTCCTCAGCGTCGATGAGACGGCGATCATGTTGGGGGTTACGCGTTCGACCGCTTATAAGGCAATCGCAGACGGTACCTTTCCAGTTCCCATTATCAGAGTCGGTGGTCGGTGGCGTGTCTCGCGAGAGGCGCTTCGTCGACTCTTGGACGGAGAGGGGTCAGTGCCCGACGGGCACTATGTCGCTACCTCGAATACACAGAGTGCCACCAGCATCGAAACCGAAACCGGTTCCTCGACACGAGAGTCAGCTCAGTCGGGATCCATAACCTGTCCGACGTGTGGTTCTTTGAGATCGGCATCGGTTGCGGCTCCCTCTCCAAGCAGTCGACCTATATGTTCGGCTGCTCGTCTATCCTCCTCTGGCACCGAGTCGGTGTAGTGGCGAGCCATGACCGAATTCGTCCACCCGAGGCGCGACTGCTTCTGCTTCTCTGAGATCACAGCATCAAGCGCTGTTGCTTGAAAGTGACGCAGCGAGTGCAGGTGGATATCTCTAGCAATCTGTGAGCGCGCCCTTGCCTTCATAAAACCATGCGAGATCGAGTCGGGATGAGGCGGCGCCAAGCCACCTGGCTCAAAGGAGAAGGCGAAGGCATCGGCATCGAGTGTCAAATCCGCATCCTGAGCTAAGTTCTCTTGGATCTCGCGCAGTCTGAGAAGTTCATCCAGGGTTCCCTCATCGATTGCAACGCTTCGTATGCTCGCTCTTGTCTTTGGCGACTTCACGGTTGCGCTCCCCTTATTCGATACAATCGACTCATCGATGCGAATGGTGCCGAGTGTGAGATCACAATCGTTCCAACGGATTGCACAGGCCTCGCCCCTGCGCATGCCAGTGGCAACGATGATGCGAAGAATACAACTGATGCGTGGATCCAGGCTTTGGGCTGCAACAAGCAACCTCTGCACCTCATCGAGTGAAGGGGCCCTCACCGGCGTGTGAGAGCCAATCGACCAACTCGGCATCTCGGTATCTGCAATCGGGTTGGGCAAGGCTCCACCGCTCCACTTTCGAGCCAGTCGGCACGCTCTTCCGAGTACAGCCCTGACTTGGCGTACACTTGCCTCAGCGAGTCCCTCGTCCTTCAGACTTCGCAGGTACTTCTCAACGTCATAGGATGACAGCGAGGAGATGCGCCTTCGACCAATGGAGTCCTTGATCTTCACGTTCCATAGACTCTCGTACCTGCGCGTCGTGGATGGAGAGAGATCTGCCCAGCCGTTGTCGCGCCAGGCAACGATCGCGTCGTTGATAGTGGTCGTCGAGTTCCACCTCAATTCGGTCTCAACGATTGGCGCTGGCTTTGCCTCCTGCTCCCAGACCAGTCGAGCGAGCTCCCGTTCGGCCTGGCGCTTCGTACCGCGGAAGCGAACGTAGCGATGCTTGACCTTCCCCAGGCTATCTCGACCCACGAACACCCGAAGCTCCCAGGTGTCCGGCTGAGCCACCAGCCGCATGCTTCCTGCCATCGATTCCTCCAACTTCAAACCCCTTGTTGGGTTTGCTGTTGGGTTTCAGCCTAGTGTGAAAGTGTACATACGCTCTGAACTGGTGCGCCCCCTGGGATTCGAACCCAGAACCTGCGGATTAAGAGTCCGTTGCTCTGCCGTTGAGCTAGAGGCGCCTGCGACTGCTAGATCCTAGCATCCACTTTCACGTTATCGCTCACTCTGGGGTGACCGAAGGGGCTCGAACCCTCGACCTCCAGAGCCACAATCTGGCGCTCTTCCAACTGAGCTACGGTCACCATTTCGAACGTTAAGTCTATAGGCAGTGGATCTTGCTAACTCCACACCCTGTCACTCGAGAGAGCTTACCCCTGTCTTTGGAGACCGTGGCCACAGATCAATGGTGCCGGTTACCAGGTGCATCCCGATGGGCTCGTAAGAGAGGAGATAAGAATATGGGTGGCGGTTGAGCTGAAGTTGCCCAAATGCGGATTCGGCCAAGATCGCTGTGGCTTTTCCAAAGGCGGTGATCGCTGGATTGGCGGATCGGATAGTGATACGGCTCGTCCTTTCGCGAAGACTTCCACCGGGCTGCGGCACGCCGGATGCACGGAATAACACTAGCTGTGAGTTGGAATTTGAGATGTGTCCGCGTAGGGTAAGGTGGACTACCTGGAAGAAGTTGGGCTTTGAGACCGCCAGGATTCCCTTGAAGTCGAGCTGGATCACCCGATCCGTTTGCCCCAATCCGGTTGTGACTAGGCCGGCACTTAGCGTGTTGAGTTCATGCTCAGATTTTGCCTTCAACCCAACGGTAGTGATAACTGGTCGGCTGGAGTGGCTGAGGTCGAGATTTGAGCTAAGTATTCGGTAGTTCGCCAGCCCAAGAAGTGCCGCGACTATCGTGAGTGAGATCAGAACCCCGGAGGCCTTCCAGATATTGATCCTTGAGGCGATGTCCAATCGGCGGTTGAGTACGAACACGAGGCCAAGGGATTCGACAGCGGTACCAGCTGTAACAACTAGTGCTGGATAGATGTGGCCCAATACTCGCAACGCGAGAACATTCTCGAGTAGCCAGGCAAGCCATGCGAGCCAGTAGTAAGGGCTAGGTCGGCCGTCGCTGCCCCCCGCGCTTCCGGCGAATTTTGCTAGCGCCAGCAGCAAGCCAAGCAGGGACGAGAGGGCCAGAAATCCAATCGCGAGGGGCTGTGCGCCAGAAGTTACCTGTAGCTGAAGTGCCGGTACGGCAAGCAGGTCGAACTCAACAAGCCAAAGCGCACCCGTGAAAGCGAATCGGTAGCTTTTGCTTCGTGCAAGCGACTTCGAGGAGGGCCAGATCACTAGGAGAAGCTCGACGGCTGCCAGCCCGACTAAGAGGGCGCTCACGCGCGCTAATGCTGCTGTGAATCCCACGGTGCTGACTTCATAGACGTTGCATTTGGCAGTATAGGAGACTTTTCGATGGCTCCGCTAGGCCGTTTAAGGTGATCGCCGTTCGTGGAAGGGGTGAAATTTAAGGCAGGAGTTTCTACTCGTGGTGGCGAGCCGAGCCCTCCGCCACCAACCTCTCCCGTAAATCCCGCTATCTCCGAGAAAATTTCCCCAAAACCGTCACCCCCATAGAGGAATGATGCTAGATTTATCTATCCCAAGTGCTTGTTGATCCCTGCCATAGGCAGTGATCGGTCAAGCACCTCTGGCGTGGATGCCCAGATCGGATCTATCTGGTTGGG
The sequence above is drawn from the Ferrimicrobium sp. genome and encodes:
- a CDS encoding AAA family ATPase, translated to MQITNLHATNLLSFDDISIDFQPGLNVIVGPNAAGKSNVILLASLLGDSMYRLSTSVRAASEYHQEQVTYLRAGQDTGTLRISVTFDHGEDETSINNENELIRHFLLAFTASNVYARLQTLRPNDTEQNTALAYETGRSWADSHSQDVFSSGAFLLIIHRNPALGTRLGFEFSYNLHKYTLSLNDDHIYYDEDTFAIQPQISSVIQPFEVGVSQQDDKELLIDLPFANFLPTKPTESCSWALARDTSGRALEPWFKGLQGTFGFRLTSATSYSVAEVLTQLYTTKVMATENLRKPARRSYPAPWLMDSHPITDAEMIPLRLLQMKDHSNQYYQDQFLAVQQTFRKLTGHDFGVAASYVTTDPGPASSDHSVAAQLQVIIDVFVREDLRQAHIDRAGAGIWESLFLATMLHQGSGVVTFLDEPAVTMHPTLQRKVLQLLKQSNQTIITTHSPYLVPSGDPEDRKRIVRLYKSGGATQRQHLDGDSDVATSRLDQIHTQPEARSMLFSSGVILVEGDTETGAFHTWFNDPIITDYNGTLDDNNFQMVSVGGDKSFGGFVTYLEAFAIPWAIICDGPVMSPSYEKPLTNQLPVRKKNDNEPDGDASFDDWKEYWKSRRVFTVASEFGLRSTDEVASKCETCGRTIDSKKTKAGEIEAFFEKMNAELWKCACDKNPASKVRQGSYFAQHIKFNTPSAELTTLKLIYSEVVKTLPQT
- a CDS encoding HD domain-containing protein: MDTPQEAMTLAKELLDGMDRRWSHVVRVATEAEKLASTIFDDKSEGEVLVMAAWLHDIGYAAPLAKTGFHHLDGANYLGERGEHRLACLVAHHSSGAQEGHLRGLGQEMSRFPVEPGLISDCLTYCDLSNGPDGQPMELTQRIDEVESRYGKDDVVPKGLRLAYPQLAKSFAHVELLRSQVVSNE
- a CDS encoding NUDIX hydrolase, with product MSRRDFYNDPAAPRANNIVPAASAVIMNCDDRILLIERTDNGLWSIPGGTMEPGEDITSCCIREVEEETGFKVNILRLIGIYSDPNHVVAYDDGEVRQAFSICFAASIASGTLRTSSESSEVAFVPLTDLGVYDIHPSIRLRIEDYLANKTEPFIR
- a CDS encoding FtsK/SpoIIIE domain-containing protein; protein product: MNGNNTTPPSSTITDEILEILWQWRIELSIAGFVAIAYWGCARRVGYTWSAVIVASAIAVLLCLPSIRRLLARTLRLTHWRRRFVRALGSQSSPLAKRQPKVIKAVRVPSGVRLTLSLQSGTAFQELEHLCPYLATHFGVRGVRVVADSTNASRVELTICSEDPFGNGTVPWPSATGEIVSAWDPISLGIDEEGEEVSVSLVEHNLLGGGEPGSGKSGLINTMLASLVMDPAAELYLFDPKEVELVPWRSCAKSFVGGDMDEAIRTLEQLQATMEYRYALLANLGARKFERHHGYGLVVVVVDELPFYVANSDARSAREFANRLRDLIARGRAAGIIVIVAAQKPSADTVPSFIRDLIGLRVAFRCPTREASDTILGGGWAAQGFSATSIPTGDRGVGLLLGDDGVPKLMKTYWLSDEAIRDIVGRAFALRLQRAEEKLEALPKDGEKNEEDEEPCN
- a CDS encoding replication initiator; protein product: MQLSQPLIDQIVVRAADGYEELGRAARGARYCRRPIRLASTPLDPGQVTGFFEDEAPSSLDFDGVYFKACGTRRRTLCESCSRIYQGDARQLIRSGLLGGKGVPEEIATHPAIFVTLTAPSFGSVHRPTLGEGVSSPCHPNSTGTCQHGRKLGCWTRHDESDDIVGAPLCDECYDFSGAVIWNAASTKLWQRTTIYLRRALAKIVGVTAKELSAQVGLSYVKVIEYQRRGLIHLHVVVRIDDSRDMILAPGIVITAEQVALALRMAAAKVKVCISAGEMTHTVAWGTQLDTRVIDADSTAAIANYIAKYAIKSASDSPGLDRRFRTVEAIEDSRAPKHLLAMARAAFELGENPDYKELNLARWAHDLGHRGHFLTKSRRFSVTFAYLRGMREAWRDMERLERAEALDPRFEETSELYFVGQGWPFACDVYLVGQQRNEYDDARACAKDQIEEELHQGGQR
- a CDS encoding site-specific integrase, translating into MAGSMRLVAQPDTWELRVFVGRDSLGKVKHRYVRFRGTKRQAERELARLVWEQEAKPAPIVETELRWNSTTTINDAIVAWRDNGWADLSPSTTRRYESLWNVKIKDSIGRRRISSLSSYDVEKYLRSLKDEGLAEASVRQVRAVLGRACRLARKWSGGALPNPIADTEMPSWSIGSHTPVRAPSLDEVQRLLVAAQSLDPRISCILRIIVATGMRRGEACAIRWNDCDLTLGTIRIDESIVSNKGSATVKSPKTRASIRSVAIDEGTLDELLRLREIQENLAQDADLTLDADAFAFSFEPGGLAPPHPDSISHGFMKARARSQIARDIHLHSLRHFQATALDAVISEKQKQSRLGWTNSVMARHYTDSVPEEDRRAAEHIGRLLGEGAATDADLKEPHVGQVMDPD